The window ggcacaGTGTCCGATGAATTGAAGccaaagaaaataatgcaaaaacttaaattatttacattccaCTTATGTCATcactatgtttttataaacgACAGTACTTTTGaatggcttttaaaaaaaaattaaaaacacattacaaattagttttgtttttgggggggattctGTAACAGGTTTCATTCATTTCCATGgggaaaatatgatttgagatgttttgagttacaagcgtggtcactgAACAAATAAAACTTGTACTTTAAAGCACCACTGGATAGCAGTATTTGCCAATCCCTGTTAGATCTATATTGACAAAGatgcatttaattaaatatatttgtaaaagcagatttttatttttttaatccagttcTAACTCTCAGTGCattgtgtacctaataaagtggcatGTGAGTGTAAATACGCATTAAATATGATCCATCCGTACTCACCGAAGTGATTGAATGTCGTTTGTGCATGGACACAGTTGATCCCGGGGAGCCACACACAGCTGCACCCTGTGTGCACCTCCCACTCCCACGCGAGACGTTGGTTTTAGTAGCAGAGCTCTGCTGCGTGGAGAGAAGACAGAAGCTCACTTGCACTCGGATCGGAGTTGCACCAAGTTGAATTGCTACGAGTGCGATGAGACCGCAATGTTCGCACTTGAATCGTCGGAGTGGAGACACCGGAAAGCTCGTCATGCCCGCCGGGCTCCGCGTCTTCCTCCTGGCGGCGGCCGCGCTGCTGCTCCTGGCCGACGGTGCCGCCGCTGTGGCCGGCCGCGTGAGAAAGGTGGCCCGGCCCCGCTCGTGTCTGGACCTTCCCGAGGAGATCCTGGAGCAGATGTTCGGGCGCCTCTCGGTCGGCGTGCTGAGCGCCTTCCACCACGCCCTGCAGCTGGAGCCCCGAGACGGCGTCAACCTGAGCTGCCCCAGCGCCGCCGCCGCGCGCTCATCGTCGGCGGAGAGCAAGAGTAGACTCCCGGTCAACCTGCTCAGCGTCTCCCCCTGGGCCTACAGGTAACGctatacattatacataaacTGTATATTAGGGTTCTATAATTTTTGTGGttacttgatttttatttttttttatgtttcggGGGAGTGCATTAAGATCGcaatgtttgattatttttttttatatatatatagttatttgGACCCTCTGCATTACATAACAACTGCCAGCAAAGCTGATTTGTACTTGAAATGATTAGAACCGGAATTGAAATGACGTCACggagtgacattttttttggaatgaaaggCACAGTTTTACCGAAAACATGATAAAACAAAGGTATCCTTcaaaacttttatttaatagCATAACATTTTTAGTTCAAGTACCACTAAACTGGGCCTGCCACCAACTTGACAAATTACTCACTTTTACTTcaaatgttcttctttttttttttttgcagtatggCTGATGCAATTTGAATCGTCCTTTAAATTAccttgaataaaataaaataaaaataaacctgtGTGGTGTGGGATGTATAAAGTATGACTATCATGCAAAATAGAATGCAAATGCTCAAACtgcatgctatttttatttaatccaaTTAAGTACAGTTCAAGTTTAAGGTTTTAACTTTTACATTATAATTTGATAGTAGTAGAATAAGTGAGTTTCGTTTTGATCCTGTCACAGCGAGCCACCTGCATGATTTGTTTAGCAGAGTTTTCACGACGGATGCCTCCCCTGACGCAATCCAGccatttttatcatttacaaaaaagtttttcaaatgtttatttcagtATAATTTTCAACGTTTATGTGCAATatgttttaattgaatcattaaagcacaatttttatttttctatagtTAAGCACAATGTTCCGTTACAAACTGCATAATGCTCAAGTGGCtactaaaaatattaaatatactttttaggaatagaACCTCTGCCTTATTTTTGCCTACCATGTTACTGTACTTTAATGTtgctcattattattttttgaggtggtactctgtgtaaaaagtttgagtttACTCTGATTCCTCCCCAGTTTGCAGTATTTGTGGACCGAAACTGTGATACAGGGATAATTGTATCCTCATGATATAGTATAGATAATAAACCAGCATTAAGTATCCATATTGACACATGGACCATTTAgtgtttttgggttgttgtttctaaaatgtgtgttttgatttGTGTATCGCTGTATCATGATACTGTTAGTATCCGTGAAGAAATATCATCATTTCATCTCGTGAGTTACTCTGTGATTCACACTCCTATTTTACAGTAGCGCTGGTGggataaaatatcaaaattctGGTATATAGCATTGATATTGGAACGATACAGTGTCAGTGCACAAGCATCAAATATCAATATTGTggctaacatacagtatgtcgcGAGTCATGAtgactttatttatattttgtctaTTGTGATACTCACTGATGTTGTTTGGAAAATATTGTTCTAGTCATACCATGGCTGTGATTTCCACAACTAGTTTACAGCAGTGATGGGACAAAGTATCGTATGGATATTGTCATCTGCTGCGATACAGTATTGGGATACCGCAACAATATGTTATGATGCGGTATTGTTAGATCAGCCTCAAATATCGATATTGTGGCCAACTGACATCACAATCCgtgatgattttgttttatagCTCTGATACTATCTGTATCGTTGGAAACGATGCGAGTCAACCCCCAGGTTTACAGTCGTGGTGGGAGAAAATATTGATGCTGAGATGTATGGTGGTGATATTATCTGTTACAAGTTGTGTTTCAGTCTTGATACAGAAGCATCAACAATTGACACTGTtgttgtcaaattttaaaaatcattgtgTACACGAGTATCGATACAGCAGCGTCAGTATCAATACATTGTGTTATCGTATTGTGAGTTGCTGTGCAATGGTGGGAAAACGTTGATATTGTGGTTTATAGTATTGCTATCTGTTACGATAGTGTATTAATTTACAGGTTTTACAGAAGCAGCGGCAtttttgaaatttattttttgtatcgcTGTATTGTGATACTAATTGGTATCGCTGGAATAATATAGTGACATTGTAGCGTCAGTTTCTCTGCGATTCCCACCCTTAGTTTACTACAGTTGTGGGACAAAACTACTGGTGCACTCTATTGTTCTGTTAAGATTTAGTATTTACTTTATGTATGTTACTAATTCCAGAAAAACGgccgccattttctttccattttgctgCGCCAGGTTTTGGGCACGTGAATTTAGCGGCTgtccaccaaaatcacgttttctcttttttttaaattttttttttcacacgaGATAATACTTACTAGAGATTACGTTGTTGGGAAATAGAGCCTCGTTTTTGAAATGTTCAGTTGgttgagattttctgtggtcctgacaaagatgaaaatgtccCTTGATTTCGGCATCGAAAATCACATGTTCATAGGATTCGATCACGATAGAAAACTATGCGGATGTGATTCGcaattattattcttgttttctgtgaagtttgaatgAATTTGACCCAGAAAATGAGATTGCTCGAGTGGACGCTGCCATTGAAAAATCGGAATATGGCCTTCTTAAACATCACATTTCAATTAATAAGACTAAAATACGAAATAATTTCTtccaaagagtcaaggtttgGGTCACAAATTCCCCAATGATTTTACATTGTCTGAGCAAGAAAATTTGGGCGGATTTGCAACATAAAAAGTGtcataaaatccttaatccttatTCAATTCTTACAAACTAGGGCTCATTTTATTCGTGTATGGCTCCTCTATCCCATGATATCATCATTTTGATATACAggtgttttaaacattttagttGCATACCTACAATATTGATACACTGACATCAACTAAAGATATTGTTGCTAACGTGCATCACAATTCAGGATTTGTCATTatgaaacatgtttgttttgtttgatgacgATACCATGATACCGTATTGATACTAGGCTATAGCGTCTGTTGTCTGCCCGTTTTCAGGATCTCGTACGACCCGAGCAGATACCCTCGTCACATCCCTGAGGCGTACTGCCTGTGTAAAGGCTGCCTGACCGGACCTCAGCGGCAGGAGAGCCAGCAGTATCGCAGCACTCCTGTCTACGCTCCTTCCGTGGTCCTCAGGAGGTCCGGTTCTTGCGTCGGGGGCCGTCACTCGTATTCGGAGGTCTACGTGTCTATCGCAGTGGGCTGCACCTGTGTGCCCCTGTTGGACAAGGACCGGGCGCTCCAGAACACCACCCGGACTCTGGACTCTTGGAGGACGGCAAAGTCCAAAGCTGCACGTTCATGGGGATAAAAATAAGTCGTCATCCATTTATTACTGTTCATAACATTAGGCAGACCAGTTCACCTGATactttttgtaaataataataaaattctcTGTATGTGTTAAAAAAGGAGCCAATTAAATAAGTACATTTCTGAAGATTTGTCtacttgaaattattatttaaatcatCCAATAATTTATTAAGAGGATATTTACCCTTCTCATACTTTTATGAGGGGTCATCATCTTCCACCTTGGTAATAATGTAACGTCAATTACCCAAATAATACTGCTGGAGCGCCGTCATATGGACAAACTGCAATACTATTTCATATCACTGCCAtcttcatccatctattttctgcaccgcttctcctcactggggtcgcgggtgtgctagCGCCTATctcggctgacttcgggcgagaggcggggtacaccctgaactggtcgccagccaatcgcatactGCCACCTTAAACTGGTTAAATGACCTCCGCCCACTTATTTGCGTGTTTTGTGACCTAATCCCCAGTTTAttcgcatttttttttccagaattattttttaattgcagtTATATGAGAGCATTCATTATTTGCGGGTTTTTTCCCTTTTTATGGTCTGGCTCGGACCACTGTACTCTCTCTCTGTGTACACACAAACGCTTgcgtgcgcacacgcacgctcaTATACATACATAGGCAGGCTGTTTGCATCACTAAGGATCTCGGTAGATTGAAGAGGGTTTATACTGATGACATCATAAAGACGGCCACGCTTCCTCTGACTGCTTTATTAAATATTCAATTATATATTGGCGTTGAACTGAATGTCTCGCAACACTGCTGTCGGCTTCATTAAAAGCACTGTAAAGAGACAAATGAACAATCGGCATTTGAGCATGAAGGAGGATGACCTCTATTCAGGCTACAATGACTATAATCCACTTTTTGACTGCAAGGTGAGCtcttgttattattgttttacttaccactttataataaatatacttgATAAggctatttttccatttttaaaggaGTTGGAGAATACTTGATAAggctatttttccatttttaaaggaGTTGGAGAATGATGTCAGCTTCCAAGAAGCAATCAAGAGCAGTCATGGAAAAAGAGCACATTTGCAACCagtctgtattattattattttattattatgtgtgTTGTGCAGTATTTTGAAGGTATGTCCTCTCATTTTGCATAGAGTAGTGGACATTTTGCTGACTCGACCACAGGGGGTCGACCTTTAACTTCTTCTTCTGGAGTAAGTACAATGCGTGTGTTTGTctcatgaatgtgtgtgtttatatctGTTGTATGGATGTGTTTGTctcatgtttgtgtgtatgaggCATGTGTCATGTTTgcgagcatgtgtgtgtgctcgcGTGCATATCTCGTGTcttctgtgttgtttttgtgtgtgtgtgcgcctctATGTGTGTcatatgtttatgtgtgtgtgcgcgtcatGTCCTGTGTGTTCCCGCATATGCCTTGCGTTTGTGtttctcttgtgtgtgtgtgtcatatcgtgtatgtgtgcgtgtcatTTGTatcatgtctgtctgtctgtctgtgtgtgtgtgtgtgtgcatgcgtctTTTTTGACTTGTATGTGTGAATCGTGtgttatctgtgtgtgtgcgtattcTTCCTatgtgtttctctctctctctcgcgcgcgtgcgtgtgtgtgtgtgtgtgtgtgtgtgtgtgtgtgttgtgacataTACATGGACAGGTCATGCCAACAATATAAAAATGAGCACCTATTTTTGTTCACAGTCTCATACTCCCATGCCTTCATCAGTGAGTCGACCAATAACAGCAGCTGCGCAGGTAACCCATGCTAGTGTCCCAAAAACAAATTGGACTTAAAATTGAGCCCAGAGGCACCCCTGGGAGGAAGATGCAGATGATAAATTTACTGTATAAATGATTGAACAATCTGAATACAGCAGAGTGGAGCAGCTCGTCCCATATCTGCAATTAGTGCTGCAGGTTATTCCTCTTCTCCCACACGATGTGAGTCAACACAACTACTTTTACAAATTGTTGATATTGTTATttgataattaataattatcGGGCCATATAATGTAAAagatatttaagtgttttttttttgttttgtttttttgtatctttAGGCCCAACCTTTGATCCTCTGGGCCAGTCCAGAGGTCCCGCACCCCCActggaagaaaagaaagacgACACGTGAGTGGACGTCATGGTAGCAGCAGTGTTAGCCATGATGGAAACCATAATGTATGACCTCTGTCTCATGTGTCGTTGTTGTTTTAGGCCCGAAGAGAAGATCAAACTCTTGGAGAAGAAAGTGAACGACTTGATCACAGAGAGCTGCATGGCGCAAAGCATGGGCAACTCACAACTGGTCAGACGCTTGTCAAAGTGGTGCTTCAGTCAGTACCGTGGATAGCtctaaaaaatacaaagatgTTTTCTTCTATATGCGTGAGTCTTAATGTCAAAGTTGTGACTCAGTAGCTGTAGTGGACCGCACAGCTATTTAAAAACGTTTCTTCTTCTATATTGCTTGTTTCCTAATGACGACAGCGAttcaaaaagttgttttcttcTGTATGTTTGAGTGTTGAtgtcaaagttaaaaaaaaaaaaaaaaaaaaaaaaaactcatgtgCATTGTTCTATATGCACATGAGTCTTGATTTAAAAGTTTAagagtcactacagtggacatcttttcaaaatcatttttcttcaatatgcgtatgagtcttgatgtcaaagttgtctctcactcactcactacaGTGGActtcaaaaaaagtattttgttctCTTTGCATACGAGTCAAAAGTCAGTTGAGACTCACGACAATGGACAGCTGGTGAAAAGCTATTTTCTTCCAGACGCTTATGGGTGTCAAATTGCGAATCAGTTACTACCTTTTCAGTAGTTGTCTACTGCAGTGACTGatgcatatactgtagcagAAAATCACTTTTGAATCGCTGCCCACTGTAGCGACTGATGCACAACGTTGGCATGAAGGCTCATGCAGgcaaaataaaacagcatttgatGAGCTGTCTTTTGTGGTGACCTCCATTTTGCCTTTCTGTTCACTGTACTGACTGATGTGTAGCTTTTAGACAgtgatattgtgtgtgtgttttgacagGCTCTGGAGAAGGCCAGAGAGGCTGAGAGGATGGAGCGAGCGCTAGAGAGGCAGAGGGAGCAGTCCGGAAACGCTGAACAAATCAACGTAGATCTCACCTACGCTGTGAGTGTGGAGACAATCAGGTCCTGACGTTACTGTTGCCTGTTAACGTGTTGTTATCTTCGCCGTCAGGTTTTGCTCAACCTGGCTAACCAGTATGAAAACCATGAGATGTACCCTGAGGCTCTGAGCAGCTACCAACTTATCATCAAGAACAAGATGTTCACCAACGCAGGTAGGCCAAACTCTCACTCTGGGCTCTTGGAAATGGACCCCTAAAATGGCTGTTTGAAACCACAATTGCAGACTTTCTGTGACTTTTCAGGCAAAGCTTTCTGAGATTTTCTGTGGgcctactcatgatagacatccAGTAACTATCAAATTTCATGTTACCAAGTGATACTCACtttaggggctgaattttcaaaatcttTGAAGGGCACGTGGAAATGaacaaaatgaccctaaaaaaacacttcaaagcaaaatggcagaccttTCGGGCACGGCTTCTTGACACAAGTAAACCCTGAAAAAGGCTTTACTCCCAATAGACagaaaaatggcagacttcctttaTCTTTTCAAGCATGTAAACTATTTTGTTGGTCTACTCATAAAAGATATGGCTCCCAAATTTAatgttgctcagtgaaactggctttgaaGGCTGAATTCTGAATAAATTCAAAGGACCTCTAGAAATGTCCAAACTTTCCCTAAAATAgctgctttaaaacaaaatggcacaTTTCTTCTGTCTTTCGGGCAtagctttttgagactttttgtgggtctactcatggtagacatgcctaccaaatttcatattgCTAAGTGAAACCGGCTTCAGGGGCTTAATTTTCAAAAGAATCCAATTTTATGAATACTTTTAAAATTTCTGCCTGAAATGTCAGCTTCAAATAAAAAAGGGCCGAGTTCCTGTCTCTTTTCAGACATGGTTtcgtgagactttttttgtgggtctactcatgacagaTATGGctcccaaatttcatgttgcaaagTGAAACTGGCATCGGAggaagaattaaaaaataattgattgaGTGGGAATCACGCCCCTCACCTGAAGTTACTGCATTTCTTGCTCTGTCCAATCTCTCCTCTTTCTTGCAAGTGATAACCTGCATCGTCAAGATGTTCTCGAAATggctttttttcattaatttcctTCCACGCTTCAGGACGTCTGAAGGTGAACATGGCCAACATCTGGGTGAAGCAAAAGAACTACCCCAAGGCCATCAAGTTGTACCGCATGGCGCTGGACCACATCTCGGACGACTACAAGGAGATGAGGATCAAGATCATGCAGAACATCGGCACGGTCTTCGTGCTGCTGGGCCAGTACTCGGACGCCGCCGCGTCCTTCGAGCACATCATGAGCAAGAGCGCCAACGTCAGGACCGGCTACAACCTGGTCCTCTGCTACTATGCCACCCGGGACGCCGACGGCATGAAGAACGCCTTCCACAAGCTCCTCGCCGTGCCCCTCGACGTGCAGCACGAAGACAAGTACATCGCCGGCAACGTGAGGGAAACGCTTCTTCTCATGTGCGTGTCTCTCATGTTTGTCTGGTGTGTTTCTGTATGTTTGGTGCATGGGTCTGTTTGTTGTGTGCTTTGTTCTTAAAATAGCGAGTGTTAAAATAGGTAAAACAATGTAATATGTTTTAGGATGACATCAAATCCAACATGTTGATGGAGGTCATCAAGAATGACAAGCTTCACCAAATGGAGAGAGACTTGTAACAATGCATTGGAAAACCACACCATATTTATCCCATTGTGTGGGATAAAAAACTGTAAGGTAGACATCAAATGTTTCCATCCCTGTTGGCTCCCACAGGAAAGCGCGTGCTGAGAAGTACGTCATGACCTCCGCCAAGCTCATCGCTCCAGCCATAGAGGCTTCTTTCGCCGCCGGATTTGACTGGTTTGTTTCCCTATGAGGTTTAACCCACAAACACAAGCCGCGCATAATCTGTGTAGTCCAAGGGAAAGCCAGAAAGATTGTTTAGTTTAACACCCGACAACTCGTTTCTCCCATCCTGttttgttgaaagcaattgtccgATCGCTATTTTCGATTTTATACATGTGCGTGTGAAAGGTGTGTGGCCTTGGTGAAGAACTCTCCGTATGCGGAGCTGGCCAACGACCTGCAATTAAAAAAGGCCATGACCTTCTTCAGACAGATGCACTTCGACCAGGTCAGACGCTCCTTTAAGGCACCGTACACTTAATTAATGAGAACGATATCGCCTGACATGGAGTTCTTGTTTAAGGCCatgaaaatcctgaaggaggtTGCCAAGCAGGACAGCAGAGTTAAAAGCGCCGCGGCCAACAATCTTGCCAGCCTCTTCATCCTGGTACGACTCTTCTGAAACTAAAAGGGTGCAATCAGATGTGGCTCACAAAGGTTCCTGGATTTCTGGAGCGTAGGCCTACAACTCCCCATCAGGGAAATGAAACATTTGACCATTAAAACATTGGGGAGGGGTGCCTTGAGTtaagagttgaatttgttctgtgaccaggCTCGTACCTCCAAAACAGTTGTCGCTCAAATCATCTccccactgaaataaatggaagtATCCattccgttccagcctcccataaaaaaagacacattttagtACGTATTTTTTGATAAGAACAATAACCctataaaacatacagtaatgacaattaACGAAAATGTAAAGAGTGacacagtttttgccacattttatgTTTCAATCCAgtagacattgtgctgctcccgGTGTGTGCGTCTTGGTCACCTGCGGGGAGTAATTTGGGATAAATTAGAAATACAGACATGCGGCTATAAATGGAGACGGTCACACcttctcagtaagctgcagtagcggtcatttttcgcagaggataaagaatgtatacctgtgagcattgttataCTATCTGTCTACTTGTGTTGCTcctctgtttgtgttcaaatacctgTTGGCTAAAGGCTTCTAACACCGATGCAATCCATTAGCTACCCATCTGCGGCGTTTTGCATTGCGTTTAGCATTCAGCTTAGCTGACTTAAACGTGCGTGATTATTTGAAATGCACAATGTGTGTTTCTTGGTTTGATGTTTAATTTGGCAGTTAACTTCAACTAGAGTGCCAGTGAACAGCTTGACGCCTCTTTTTCAAGTAATTGCTCTCTCgctttttttaagaaatctgcaaaaataaaaaaaataagaaattatcttcaatgattttagcaaatggctgcaatataacaaagagtgagcaatttaagggggtctgaaaactttctgtacccactgtacagtGTTTCTAAAATGATATATTTAGCTAGGAAGGTTTCCCATCTAAATGCAACATTTTGCTATGAAAGCTCTATATTTTCTTATGAAATGTCCGTAATACACCCGGAATTAAGACAGTATTTCCTGCCGTCCAAACACACTACAGTCCTCCAAAGGTGAAAGGAACTTTTTGTTCTTGGTATCTGTGGTTCCTGGAAGTAGAAGGTTCCAATCAGATAGACCACCAGACCAATGTTTGGACAGAGTATCTCATTCAATAGCCCTAGAAAGTGTCCAATGGTCCTTGAAAAGTTTCGATTTCCGGGGTCAACTTCCTGTTGATTGTGGTTCCAGGAGAAAGACTACGAGCAGGCGGAGCGCTACGCTGACCTGGCCATGAACGCAGACCGCTACAACCCGGGAGCCTTTGTGTGTAAGGGCAACGCAGAGTTTGTCAAGCATGACTACGTCAAGGCGGCTGAGTTCTTCAAGGAGGCACTGAGGAACGACTCCTCCTGCACCGAAGCCCTCAGGAACCTGGGTAACCTCCAAAAAGAAACACCATCTTGTTCCTTTGCAGTCGAGGTCATAGAGTGTACCAAAACACGCTTGTTGCTTTTGTCTCCTTTACCAAGGTCTGACGTACAAGAAGCTGAATCGTCTGGAGGACGCGCTGGACTGCTTCCTGAAGCTCCACACCATCCTCAGGGACAGCGCCGAGGTCATGTATCAGCTGGCCGACATGTATCCTTCGCACGTTCGTGAGCCAGGAAAATAATTACAGGTAGttacatatgttttttttccaggactGATACCGATTATTAGTACTTAAGGTGGCTGATAAGTGATATTTGGAGCCCGTATTCAtttggaataaaaatgaaaatattagcaTCAACATTTTCAATGATACAAACTCCAACACTTAACTTCGCTTAAATGCCTTGAAGCATCTGTTGTTACAGCTTTTCAGATGTGCAACatgaagttcatttttgtttaaacattcTAAGAaattccaagaaaaaaataagagttcccaggctcagcagcatgtcttaTAAACTTAAATGAatactgcaacaaataaatagctccctAAAGTTATCTAcagttaaataaagttttccaaaatttcatttttcttttaagtgGTAGTTTTCCCCTacataaatgtgacattttgcttttatctgttcacaaaaaaaggCTACATTAGAGGGTCTTTGGACCGTGTTGTGGTATATTTATCTTAAACTGCATCAGCTACGAGCTCCTGGAGGACCCTCATCAGGCGGTGGAGTGGCTAATGC is drawn from Phycodurus eques isolate BA_2022a chromosome 12, UOR_Pequ_1.1, whole genome shotgun sequence and contains these coding sequences:
- the il17d gene encoding interleukin-17D, coding for MRPQCSHLNRRSGDTGKLVMPAGLRVFLLAAAALLLLADGAAAVAGRVRKVARPRSCLDLPEEILEQMFGRLSVGVLSAFHHALQLEPRDGVNLSCPSAAAARSSSAESKSRLPVNLLSVSPWAYRISYDPSRYPRHIPEAYCLCKGCLTGPQRQESQQYRSTPVYAPSVVLRRSGSCVGGRHSYSEVYVSIAVGCTCVPLLDKDRALQNTTRTLDSWRTAKSKAARSWG